Sequence from the Halodesulfovibrio aestuarii DSM 17919 = ATCC 29578 genome:
GTGAGCGAAGGTCAGATTGTGACCACAGACGCTGACACAGGCGAAGCTGCGAACCATACCTTCAGCTTTGCGGACGGTGAAGACGGCTCCGGTACCTACGGCAGCCTGACCCTTGATGCAGACGGTCACTGGAAATACGTAGCGGATAACGCCGCAGTGCAGGGGCTTGGCAGCGATGATACGTATGTGGAACATTTCTCCGTTGAGGTCTCAGACGGTCACGGCGGCACCGACGTACAGACAATCGATGTGACGATCCACGGCACGAACGACGGTCCTGAGGTTGCGAGTGCAACTAACTTGGAAACGGGGCAAACGTTCGGTGATGGTGAAAATATTAGCGGTTCTGTAACAGAAGCCGGACATGGGGACACTGGTGATAGCTCTGCATCCGGTACTCTTACTTTTAGTGATGCTGATAGTAATGATATTGGCAATAGCAGTGACGAAACAAGCGGTGGGCTTCATACTAACCTTGTCTATCAATTGACATCCGAGAATGAATCGTCAGATTCCTATGACCCTAAGGTCGATTCGTCTAGTGAGTCTGCTCTTAAGGTTGTAGGTGTCTATGGTGATCTGACGTATAACACTCAGAATGGTACTTGGGAGTACCACCTTGATAACGACAGAGAAGCAACTAAAGAATTAACCTTTGGTGATCCTGCGAAAGAGTCATTTACTGTAACAGCAACTGATGCATCTGGTGCAACTGTTGATAAAGTTATTGATGTAACTGTTAATGGCCAGCCTGACTTGATTGAGTACAAACTTACTTTTGAAAGTCAAAATGGTGATTGGCATAACGCTCTTGTGGTAGCTGTTACTGACGCCAATGGTGTTACTACAATGTATACTGATTGGAGTGACTCTCATAATATTGACGTTGGTTCTACACTCCAGTTCTCTGCCTCGGAAAATGCAACTGTTGAGTACTTTTTGATTCCACAGGCTACAGAAGATAAACTTGATTCTGTGAGTTATAACGGTACAACCGTTCAGTATCAGAATTCGAACGGGGACATTGTTGATGCTATCTCAGACATGAAATCGCCAGGGCAGGCGCACCCTGGTACTGATTCGGATACCTACCGCTTTGAAGATGGTGGCGGCTCTGATTATAATGATTTTGTCTTTAAAGTTGAAACAGAGCATGCCGACTTGAAGCTCGAAGGTACTTCGGGTGGTGATGTTTTCCATGGCACTGAAGGCAATGACATTATTGTTGATGGAGATGGCGGAAGCTCGAATATAGTTGATGGTTCATTTACAGAGACTGGCGAAAGTTATTCCTCAGGTGATAACGGCGCTGAAACTAATCTTTCTGGTAAAGATTGGCATACTGATAATTCTGTAGAATTGGTGCACCGGGATGTCTCTGGAGAAACTAATTATTTTGTGGAGCTTGATACAAATCCTAACCGTCCTTATCAGTCGAATGAACATCCCACAAATATATACCAGGATATTGATACTGTTGTTGGCCAGACGTACACCCTGACATTTAAGGCTGGTGCTGTTGAGTCAGGAGATGAACTTTATGCAAAAATTCTCGGTACAATTGTTAGTTCAGATGGTGGGACAGTCTATTCTGACAATGTCCTTATTTTTGCTCCTGACGATTCAGACGGAACTTCATGGAATACGTATACCATCACTTTTGTTGCAACATCAGACTCGACTAGAATTGAATTTGGGCAGGATGGAAGTACAGAGTCCGGCTCCTATGATTGGAAGGGCGTCTATCTTGATGATGTTTCCATCCAGTCTGCTGGTAATGACGTTTTGTATGGTCATGGCGGAAATGATACGTTAGACGCAGGCTCTGGGAACGACTTCTTAAATGGTGGCACCGGTGATGATATCTTGATTGGTGGTGACGGTAATGATGTCCTTGTCGGTGGCGCTGGTGCAGACCATCTGATTGGCGGGAATGCCACAGTTGTCAATGGTGAAGTAACCATTACTGCTGGTGGAGATAGTGGTATTGATACTGTAAGCTATGAACACTCTGCTCACGCCGTAAATGTCGATTTGAACTTATCAGGCGCTCAGGTTGATTTTGCAAGTGCCACACACGGCGATGCAGTGGGTGATATTTTGGATGGCATTGAGAACCTTGTCGGCAGTGCGCATGCTGATACCCTGATAGGTGATTCTAATGTGAATGTTATCCATGGTGGTGCAGGTGACGACACGCTGTATGGTGGTGATGAAATTACGGGGCAGCCTGTAGCAAGTGATGATTTTTCATCAAATCCTTGGGATAATACTGAATGGCCATTTCATGGAGACGTTGAGTGGAAGTGGGAGTGGGTTCCAAACCCTGATTATGATTGGCTGCACAATCCTGATCCCGGACATAATGATGTTTATTTAAATCTGGGAGATGCCCGAAATAATGGTGGTAATGGTGAGTTGTCACACACCATTCTTGGTACAGAGGGTGAATACATCATGACATTCGATGTCCGAAACAGCGGTGGCGGCAGCGATGGGCTTAAAGTTGATGTTGATGGTACAACGCATGTGATTCCTAAGGGGAGCGTCTCTGATTCATGGGAAAGCCATGTGGTAACTTTTGAGGGTGATGGCAAGACGGATATTAAATTTTATCATGATGAAGAAGTGCGAGCGGGGAATAAAGATCATGGCATTGATCTTGACAACATTTCTGTTGTTAAAGTTGATGATCACCTTTACGGAGGCGATGGCAATGATACCTTGAATGGGGGCGCGGGCAATGACATATTGAATGGCGGTGCCGGTGATGATACCTTCCTGTTCACATCCCATGACTTTCAGAAATCTGGTGAAATAACCGTTATTGAAGATTACGAAAAAGGGCATGATAGCCTTGCCTTTAGCGATGTACTGGATTCCTCATCATTAACGGAACATGCAACGGTAACTGCTGTCGATAACGGAGGATCGGGTGTTGTGACGATTGTAGATGCAACGACACATTTTACCCATACTATTGTTTTCGAAGGTTATCACGATGAGTTAGACCAACTTGCACAACAAATTCAGCATTTGATAACCCACAGCTAGTTTTATTCAATCAAAAGCCCCGTTCTTTCGAACGGGGCTTTTTTTGTCTTTTATGGAAGACGGGTAGCGCTGCGGAGTGGACGTTGGGGCTATTCATATAACCAGCAACGCACTGCCCTGTGATTACTTGGTGTTAGCAACGGCGGTTCCAGTTCTCTACATTTGTCGAAAGTGTGCTTGCAGCGTTCATGAAAACGACAGCCTGTTGGCTGGGCGTAAAGCGGGGCTACTACTCCAGGTATTGTTTCCAACATTCCTCTGTGAAGCGGGGTGCCTTTTTCAGGAATGGTCGGAATAGAGCGCATGAGCCCTTGTGTATATGGATGGAGGGGATTTTTAAACAGGTTGATGGTACTTGCTTGTTCAACAACGCGACCACTATACATTACGACAACGTCATCAGTGTTTTCTGCGACTACACCGAGATCATGAGTAATAAGGAGTAGAGCCGTTCCCGTATCGTCTGCAAGTTTATGCATAAGATCTAAAATTTGTCCTTGAATGGTGACATCGAGTGCTGTTGTAGGTTCGTCTGCAATGATTAGACGTGGTGAGCACGCTAGCGCCATAGCTATGACGACACGTTGCCGCATCCCGCCACTCAGCTGATGTGGGAATTCTTTAGCTCGCTGTGCAGGAGAAGGGATGCCAACTTGATGAAGGAGTTCAATTGCTCGATTTAATGCAGGTTTTTTCCCAAGACCTTCGTGCAGGCGGACTACTTCGGCAATCTGGTCACCAATTTTAAATACAGGATTAAGCGAGGTCATTGGTTCCTGAAAGATCATCGAAATAGAATTGCCACGAATTCGTTGCATCTCTTTTTCGGGCAGAGTGAGCAGATCTTGGCCATCAAAAATTACTTTACCGCTTACGATTTTACCGGGAGGTGTCGGAATGAGCCGCATGATGGAAAGTGAGGTAACACTTTTTCCACATCCGGATTCGCCAACAATGCCCAAAGATTGGCCTGCGTTAATGGTAAAGCTTACGTTGTCAACAGCCGTAAGTGTACCGTGAGTCGTGGTATGAAAAACAGTTGTTAAATCCTGAACAGAAAGCAGCGGGGGCATAGTGAGTCCTGTTGGTAAAGTTTCGTAAAAAGCGGAAGGTGCATTGACTCGATGATTTCGAGTATTATTTATATCATCTAACCACTGCAATTTTTGTACAGGCTGTGAGTTACCTTATAGTCTGTTAAAAAAGCAATGGGTATGCTGCATTCAAAGATACGGCTTGAAAGAGGCTGGTGCAAGGAATCTTTATCTATAGGGTATCACTAACCTTAATGCTTTAGAAATTAACGTTACGTCGGAAAGGCTGTAGAATGTAGTTGAAAATAATTTTCAATTACATTTCCATTGTTCTTGACAATCATTTTCAATTTGCATAGTTACTAGTCATACGTTTTGGAGGGGCACATATGCCATGTTGTAAACGCAAGCATAAATTGAATTCCTTACCTGCTGGTTGCAAAGCTCGAATCAGAGGGTTTTGTTCGGAACCGAAGCTGAGAGGTCGACTCTGCGCGCTGGGGCTTACTCCGGGTACCGTTGTTGAGGTGTGTTCCCCGTGCAGCTTTAGAGTAAAGGATTGCCTGCTCACTTTGGGTGACGACATTGCACGTAAGTTAGAATGTGAACCATTAGAAAACGAACAAAACTTGAAAAGTACAGAGACTGCGGGCACATTATAGCAGTTTTGGTTACTGATAATTATATGACTCTAAACAAGAGGTGTTTTATGCTGTTGCAAGGTGGAACCCGCTAGAGGTGTCCACTGAAGGTGACAAACGCTTTTTAATTGATGAGTAATCGGAGGTGTCCAATGACGGATGCTATTATTGTTGCAGCTATTATCGCTGTAGCAGCTGGTTATCTTGTTCGTCGCTTTATAAAAAAGGGTGCATCTGGAGGCTGTGGTTGCGGAAGCGACTGCGGTGGATGTAGTTCAGCCGGCGGTAAAAGTTCACAAGATGTAAAATCAGGCTGCAGTTGCTCTTCGCACAAAGAGTAGCAAAGGTTTTGTACGATCCGACAGTGTGCGAAAGTAGCACACTTTTTTTACCGGATCTAATTGATAGAGATTTTCAATTTCATAGAGGGTGGTTAAATGTCTAATGCTATTCCGATGCGAGAATTAAAAGTAGGTGAAAAGGCCAAAGTAGTTGCTATTACAGCAATTGGCGAGCTCGGCCGTCGAATTCGTGATATGGGACTTGTTCCCGGGGCTGCACTTGAAGTTGTCGGGCGCGCGCCATTAAAGGATCCTGTTGCGTTGCGTCTTACTGGTTTTACTCTTTCCCTGCGTAATAATGAAGCAGACTACATCGCTGTTGAACGCGTTTAAGAAATAATCTGCCACAAAAATTTCTGTATACGAGGAATATTTCATGTCTAAAGAGATCAAAGTTGCTCTTGCCGGTAACCCTAACTCCGGTAAAACAACTGCGTTTAACGCAATCACCGGTGCGCGTCAGCATGTAGGCAACTATCCGGGGATTACTGTTGATAAGAAAGAAGGGTTTACTAGTGTTGGTGAGAACAAAATTCATCTTATCGACCTTCCGGGAACCTATTCTCTTACTGCGTACACCATGGAAGAAATTGTTGCGCGTAACGTTGTTGCTGATCAGCGCCCGGATGTAGTCATTGATGTTCTCAATGCCGGTGCTCTCGAGCGTAACCTTTACCTTGCAATCCAGTTGATGGAAATGGGCGCTCCACTTGTTCTTGCTCTGAATATGATGGATGAAGCGAACAAGCAGGGAATGAAGATTGATCTTGCTAAGCTTTCTGAATTGCTGAACGTGCCTGTTGTAGAAACCGTTGCACGCACAGGGGACGGTATTCCGAGTCTGATGGAAGCTACCGTAAAATGCGCTGCGGAGAATCAGGGCAAAAAGTGGGAACCCCTTTCTATCTCATACGGGCCGGATCTTGACCCTGCCTTAGACAAACTGATTGCCCTTATTGAGGAAAACAACGTTCTCACTGACCGTTATCCGGCTCGTTGGACCGCAATAAAATACCTCGAAAGTGATGATGAAATTATACAGCTTGGTCGTGAAATGCATCCTGTTTCCGCCGAACTGGAAGAAATCGTTAAGGATGTTTCCAAGCATCTTGAAAGCACTCTTGCAACGTATCCTGAAGCTGTTATTGCGGATTACCGTTATGGTTTTATTACCTCTATTATTCGTCAAGGTGTTGTAACTCGTCTCGATGCAACCGCAGATCGTGTAGCGCTTTCGGACAAAATTGACAGGGTTGTAACGCATCGCTTTCTTGGCCCGCTCATCATGTTCGGCATCATGTATTTGATTTATCAGATCACGTTTACATTTAGTGAAATTCCGGTTGGCTGGTTTGAAAATTTCTTCGGCTGGCTAGGAGGAATTGCAGACGCCAATATGTCTGAGGGGTTGCTCAAATCTTTGATTGTATCCGGTGTGATTGATGGTGTGGGCGGCGTAATGGGCTTTGTTCCGCTTATTATGTTTATGTTCTTGCAAATTGCCCTTCTTGAAGACTCCGGTTACATGGCTCGCGTTGCATATATGCTTGACCGCGTATTCCGTTTCTTCGGCTTACATGGTTGTTCAGTAATGCCGTTTATTGTGTCAGGCGGTATTGCAGGCGGTTGTGCTGTGCCGGGTGTAATGGCTGCACGTACTTTGCGTAGTCCTAAGGAAAAATTGGCGACACTTATTACAGCGCCGTTTATGGCGTGTGGTGCTAAGCTTCCAGTATTTCTTCTCTTTGTAGGTATTTTCTTTAAAGAACATCAGGCTATGGTAATGTTTCTGCTTACTATGGTTGCATGGGCATGTGCTCTTATCGTTTCAAAAATTCTTCGTAATACCGTTATTAAGGGTGAATCTACTCCATTCGTAATGGAACTTCCTCCGTACCGCTTCCCGACTATGCGTGGTCTCTTTATCCACACCTGGGAGCGCACATGGCAGTACATTAAGAAAGCTGGTACCGTGATTCTTGCTATCTCTATTCTTATCTGGGCAGCAATGACCTTCCCGAACCTTCCTGCAGATCAGGTTGCAGCATTTGATGCACAGAAGACTGTTGTTCAAGAGCAGATTGATTCTGCGAATGCTTCCGGTGCACCTGCGGCAGAGCTTGAAGAAAAACTGGCCATGATTGAAAACGATGAAGCAGAAGCGACTCTTAAAAATTCTTATGCGGGTAGTATTGGCGTCGCTCTTGAGCCAGTTATGCGTCCTGCCGGCTTTGACTGGCGCACAAACATTGCTCTTGTGGGTGGTTTTGCTGCAAAAGAGGTTATCGTTTCAACTCTTGGTACAGCATACTCTCTTGGTGACGTTGATCCGGAAGATGCTGCACCGCTTGCGGAGCGTATCGCGCAGGATCCGAACTGGACTCCTAGCACCGCAATCGCATTCCTCCTCTTTGTACTTCTCTACGCACCGTGTTTTGTAACTGTTGTTGCTATCAAACAGGAAGCAGGTTCATGGAAATGGGCACTCTTCTCAGTTGTATTCAATACAGGTCTTGCATACATAGTAGCGGTAGCTGTGGTTCAGATTGGCAAATTGCTGTAAAAAGTGAATAGTGAATAAACAAAAAGTCCCGTTCAATTTCGATTGAGCGGGACTTTTTGTTTATATCCTGTGGAGGATAAGCTGTCATTTACACAGTCGGCTATGACTTGGGGCATACATTTCTCCATTAAGCTGGCTGGTTCAAAATAAAAAAAGCCCGCGCTAGAAATAGCGCGGGCTTTTTTTATTCGAATGAAATCAGACTAGGCGATTTCAACGAGCTCAATTTCGAAGGTAAGGTCTTTACCTGCGAGTGGGTGGTTGGCATCAAGGGTAATGCCATCTTCTTTTACGGCAGTAATAACTACTTCCATAACACCACCTTCGGATTCAAGCTGCAAGAGCATGCCGATTTCTGGGGTGATGTGTTCAGGCACTTGATCATTGGCAACATCAATAATCATTTCGTCATTGCGCTGACCGTATGCTTCGTCTGCTGGGATAGTAACTTTAGTAGCGTCACCAACGCTCATACCCTCAACAGCTTTTTCGAAACCAGGAATAAGCATGCCGGAACCAAGAGTAAACTCAAGAGGTTCGCGCTCGCGTGAGGAATCGAAAACAGTACCGTCATCGAGAGTACCAGTATAGTGAACTTTTACAGAATCGCCGTCTTTGACCTGTGCCATGAAGGTCTCCTTGTTAAAAATATGGTATGATAGGATGACTGTTCACACTTTGAAAGTCAATTCTTATTTAAAGGACGGTATGATTGCACGGTGTGTTATATTTTGAGCATGGACATCTCCTTGTGTATGGAATACGGAGCCAGAAAACATGTTGATGGTATCCTCGTACCTTACTGATTTTTTGTAGGTATACCTGTTTTTTCGGAGCCTGAATTTATTGTCAGTAATTAGGTGCTGCAAACTGTGAAAGAGTGGTGCTGTCAGCATGTCAGAAAAGTTAAAAAAGTAGTCCCGAATACTTGACCAGTCGCGAAATCTGAAATAGTAGTACTTATAAGAACTACGCAGGAGAAGAGATGGAACTCATTCAAGCATTGAAGAAATTTGGCTTCACCCAGCAAGAGTCTCTGATGTATGTAACTCTTTGTAAAATGGGCGCCATGACAGGGTATGAAGCCGCAAAGGTTTCTGGCATTTCCCGTTCCAATGCATACGCTGCGTTGTCCAGCCTTGTTGAAAAAGGCGGGGCCATTGTTTCTTCCGAGGATTCCAGCAAATATACTGCAACACCGCGTGAAGAACTTATTTTAAACTTACGTCGTTCCTGTGAATCGACATTAGAGTTTCTTGAAGAAAATTTACCGGAACAGGAAGAGGAAGAAGCACCATATCTTACCATTTCCGGATATGGAAACACCCTTGATAAAATGCGGAATATGATTCTGCTGGCAAAAGGATGGGTGTATCTTTCTGTTTCGTCTTCCACAGTAAAATTGCTTACGCCCGACTTGGATAACTGTATCAAGCGCGGGTTAAAAGTTGTGATTTTATCTGATGAAGACCCGCATCTTTCCGGCGTTGTTTTCATGCATAACGAAGCACCTGCGGAGAATGTACGTATTATCGCTGATACCAGCGAAGTTATAGTGGGCACGCTTGCAGTAAATAAAGGGCAGTGTCTCTATTCAAAAAACAAGCACCTCGTATCATTAATGCGCGAATCGCTTTTAAATGAGATTGAGCTTATTAAAATACGTGGAATTTAATTAGGAGATTTCGGCATGAGCAATGTTCGCTCCAGCTACACTGATAGTGTAAATTTCTACGGTAACACC
This genomic interval carries:
- a CDS encoding VCBS domain-containing protein; translation: VSEGQIVTTDADTGEAANHTFSFADGEDGSGTYGSLTLDADGHWKYVADNAAVQGLGSDDTYVEHFSVEVSDGHGGTDVQTIDVTIHGTNDGPEVASATNLETGQTFGDGENISGSVTEAGHGDTGDSSASGTLTFSDADSNDIGNSSDETSGGLHTNLVYQLTSENESSDSYDPKVDSSSESALKVVGVYGDLTYNTQNGTWEYHLDNDREATKELTFGDPAKESFTVTATDASGATVDKVIDVTVNGQPDLIEYKLTFESQNGDWHNALVVAVTDANGVTTMYTDWSDSHNIDVGSTLQFSASENATVEYFLIPQATEDKLDSVSYNGTTVQYQNSNGDIVDAISDMKSPGQAHPGTDSDTYRFEDGGGSDYNDFVFKVETEHADLKLEGTSGGDVFHGTEGNDIIVDGDGGSSNIVDGSFTETGESYSSGDNGAETNLSGKDWHTDNSVELVHRDVSGETNYFVELDTNPNRPYQSNEHPTNIYQDIDTVVGQTYTLTFKAGAVESGDELYAKILGTIVSSDGGTVYSDNVLIFAPDDSDGTSWNTYTITFVATSDSTRIEFGQDGSTESGSYDWKGVYLDDVSIQSAGNDVLYGHGGNDTLDAGSGNDFLNGGTGDDILIGGDGNDVLVGGAGADHLIGGNATVVNGEVTITAGGDSGIDTVSYEHSAHAVNVDLNLSGAQVDFASATHGDAVGDILDGIENLVGSAHADTLIGDSNVNVIHGGAGDDTLYGGDEITGQPVASDDFSSNPWDNTEWPFHGDVEWKWEWVPNPDYDWLHNPDPGHNDVYLNLGDARNNGGNGELSHTILGTEGEYIMTFDVRNSGGGSDGLKVDVDGTTHVIPKGSVSDSWESHVVTFEGDGKTDIKFYHDEEVRAGNKDHGIDLDNISVVKVDDHLYGGDGNDTLNGGAGNDILNGGAGDDTFLFTSHDFQKSGEITVIEDYEKGHDSLAFSDVLDSSSLTEHATVTAVDNGGSGVVTIVDATTHFTHTIVFEGYHDELDQLAQQIQHLITHS
- a CDS encoding ABC transporter ATP-binding protein; this encodes MPPLLSVQDLTTVFHTTTHGTLTAVDNVSFTINAGQSLGIVGESGCGKSVTSLSIMRLIPTPPGKIVSGKVIFDGQDLLTLPEKEMQRIRGNSISMIFQEPMTSLNPVFKIGDQIAEVVRLHEGLGKKPALNRAIELLHQVGIPSPAQRAKEFPHQLSGGMRQRVVIAMALACSPRLIIADEPTTALDVTIQGQILDLMHKLADDTGTALLLITHDLGVVAENTDDVVVMYSGRVVEQASTINLFKNPLHPYTQGLMRSIPTIPEKGTPLHRGMLETIPGVVAPLYAQPTGCRFHERCKHTFDKCRELEPPLLTPSNHRAVRCWLYE
- a CDS encoding FeoA family protein, with product MPCCKRKHKLNSLPAGCKARIRGFCSEPKLRGRLCALGLTPGTVVEVCSPCSFRVKDCLLTLGDDIARKLECEPLENEQNLKSTETAGTL
- a CDS encoding FeoB-associated Cys-rich membrane protein translates to MTDAIIVAAIIAVAAGYLVRRFIKKGASGGCGCGSDCGGCSSAGGKSSQDVKSGCSCSSHKE
- a CDS encoding FeoA family protein; this translates as MSNAIPMRELKVGEKAKVVAITAIGELGRRIRDMGLVPGAALEVVGRAPLKDPVALRLTGFTLSLRNNEADYIAVERV
- the feoB gene encoding ferrous iron transport protein B, whose translation is MSKEIKVALAGNPNSGKTTAFNAITGARQHVGNYPGITVDKKEGFTSVGENKIHLIDLPGTYSLTAYTMEEIVARNVVADQRPDVVIDVLNAGALERNLYLAIQLMEMGAPLVLALNMMDEANKQGMKIDLAKLSELLNVPVVETVARTGDGIPSLMEATVKCAAENQGKKWEPLSISYGPDLDPALDKLIALIEENNVLTDRYPARWTAIKYLESDDEIIQLGREMHPVSAELEEIVKDVSKHLESTLATYPEAVIADYRYGFITSIIRQGVVTRLDATADRVALSDKIDRVVTHRFLGPLIMFGIMYLIYQITFTFSEIPVGWFENFFGWLGGIADANMSEGLLKSLIVSGVIDGVGGVMGFVPLIMFMFLQIALLEDSGYMARVAYMLDRVFRFFGLHGCSVMPFIVSGGIAGGCAVPGVMAARTLRSPKEKLATLITAPFMACGAKLPVFLLFVGIFFKEHQAMVMFLLTMVAWACALIVSKILRNTVIKGESTPFVMELPPYRFPTMRGLFIHTWERTWQYIKKAGTVILAISILIWAAMTFPNLPADQVAAFDAQKTVVQEQIDSANASGAPAAELEEKLAMIENDEAEATLKNSYAGSIGVALEPVMRPAGFDWRTNIALVGGFAAKEVIVSTLGTAYSLGDVDPEDAAPLAERIAQDPNWTPSTAIAFLLFVLLYAPCFVTVVAIKQEAGSWKWALFSVVFNTGLAYIVAVAVVQIGKLL
- a CDS encoding FKBP-type peptidyl-prolyl cis-trans isomerase — translated: MAQVKDGDSVKVHYTGTLDDGTVFDSSREREPLEFTLGSGMLIPGFEKAVEGMSVGDATKVTIPADEAYGQRNDEMIIDVANDQVPEHITPEIGMLLQLESEGGVMEVVITAVKEDGITLDANHPLAGKDLTFEIELVEIA
- a CDS encoding TrmB family transcriptional regulator; translated protein: MELIQALKKFGFTQQESLMYVTLCKMGAMTGYEAAKVSGISRSNAYAALSSLVEKGGAIVSSEDSSKYTATPREELILNLRRSCESTLEFLEENLPEQEEEEAPYLTISGYGNTLDKMRNMILLAKGWVYLSVSSSTVKLLTPDLDNCIKRGLKVVILSDEDPHLSGVVFMHNEAPAENVRIIADTSEVIVGTLAVNKGQCLYSKNKHLVSLMRESLLNEIELIKIRGI